Genomic window (Rosa chinensis cultivar Old Blush chromosome 6, RchiOBHm-V2, whole genome shotgun sequence):
TCGGTGATGGCGGCGGCGTCTGGGGCGACGGAGGGAGTGTCAACTTCTCCCTTCTTctccttatttttttattttttattttttatctgcaGGCCTATAtaaatttttgtcttttttagGCCCCTAAAAATCtgaggccttttttttttgaggcccTTAAAATTCTAAGGCCCTAGGCCTGGGACTGCTTCGCCTAGGCTCAGGGCCGGCACTGTTACTGTAATAACCCTAGATCTCAACCACAACGAGTGAcatatctctttcttcttgggTGTGTGTTCAACGTCTCGGTACAGacctttaatttcttttctttaataaaactATGGAGGCATTAATGGAAGTCTAAAGTAAAAGTTGGACAAATAAATATGAGGGGTGTGTATTAATTATTAAGTAATTAGACatgtgtgtattaagtaattagtgATCGGTGAAAATTTTGAccttttttgataaaaaaataaaataaataagaagTACGTACATAGAGTTTCTTTGTTAATGTCAATCCCTTGGTTGATTTGCAGAGAAATGTACAGTCATATCGTGTTAGAATAGGGTTGTCACTCGGTcagttcgaatcggttataagtCTTACCTGTAAAACATAAACATGATTGTACTCAATCTAAGAACACATAACataattaagattaacataagCATACCATTAAGatgaacaaaatataaatcatgTATACCAACTTGAATTAGTCATGATAGATCTTCTCCTCTATCTAATCATGTATGCAAACTTTTATGGGGCGAAACTTATGAATAGCGTGGTGATTGATAGAGAAGGGATCTAAGACTTTTATAGGCATCAAGGACTAGGTACCTCCCATAAAGGATTCTTAGTCCTAATTGATGTAGGCCTTTGTCAAACTATTTCATGTACATTTAGGATTACTTTATAATTAAGTAATCAACAATATATACCGTATCCAATACTGATTATAGATAAAGAGGTCATGGACTCAAATAATTCAAGTACTGTCTAATTACTTATTCTGCAAATAAGGTAGCTAATAAGTTGTTGTGGTTCTTATTGAACATTGATAAGTCCACATTAATTCTTACATTACCAACTTCAATTATATCGACCAAATTCGATATTTTgattttcggtattaccaactttacaacatgtttttctttgtaatataaattagaatgaacaatacTATATTATTTACTTTGATAAGTTGTTGAAAACTTTATATTCATTTGCTTATCTGATTATAGCTCTCTTTATTTACagatgacatcaagttttagttattttcaataaaactagtcaTTTAGCTATCTTTTaccaggttacttaaaatacatatactattAATCTAGTATTAGTAATAATGTTAATACTATTATGAAAGTAATTGTGTTtacatttcttaatatacatgtatgtgtattgaaaactagAGTATATATAGATCATTATTTAGagaatcggtagattcggtatttaccaaaaccaaaccaatttTTTTAGTAATATTCGATTTCCGTATATCGGTTTCTATTACCAAGAAGTctgtttaccaaacctaaaatatcGGTTGGTGTTCAGTTGGTTCGATAATTAACAAACCAAGTGTCAGCCCTACTTAAGAACATAATATTGCAGGGATACCCAATCAGGGTTACATTGGTAAGGTATTTATAACTTATTATGATCGGGTGTTTTGGCCATTTTTGTCAAAACCAAATTCTTGTGGGTTTAATGAAGTTTGTTGGATAGTTTGCCATTTGATCGATGCACAGTTGCATAGTTAGAGAGAACCTTCCCAAATCACGCCTATATTCTACAATTTCTTCTCATAGATACTGTGAATTATATGGTAGCAGCACTAGGgttgtcaattccgacacgacccgataacatgactcgaaacccgcacgaaataaaacaGTTTGAACCTGCGCGATTAAAAAGCGAgtcggccgtgggtcaacccgccatgacccatttaataaatgggttggccacggatcaacccgccaacacgaagtgaacccgtataacccgattatgctatacttcttcttgaaattttggacgttgggagtatttgatcataagaatagacaatttgaaatattttgctttctaattattggatttaattatttataaatatatataattaattatattattcgtcttgtggagtttttagtgaatttaattaatttatgcatttttttagttaaatgggtcgcattgttaacccttaaatgtgtcattttgtctaacacgacacgacctatttgttaaatgagttaagcgggttggaaacgggtaacccgtttaataaataggttgggtttggatttaaatttttgacacgattattaaatgcgacacgacaaatatcttgacccgacacgacccattgacagccctaggcAGCACACATTCAGTATGTGAGATTAGTCCTAATTTACAGTTATGGGCTCTTTATGCGTTTGGTTTTAAGTTATGTGGGCTTGGTTTAATTTTGGTAATGTGAGCTTTATAGTTATCGCTGCGTTTGCTTCTCTTCAATTTATTTTGTCCTCTTTAATGTTACCCCTTGCCATTGTCCTAAACTTACACACATTTCATGTGATTATTGGTTGTCCCTAGCTACTAATCCCATGGTGGATCAGTTTGACCCAAGCCCTTGTAAAACGAATATGGAAAGTCTTTGTATTAAAGCACATGCTTTGATTATAAAGATTACAAATAAGTGACTgcattgaaatttaaaaaagaCTGAGCATGACATGTGAATGAAGACGTGAAGCtcttatatttatatacatatatatatatatatatatatatatatattttttttttttttttttttttttgagaaaagctCTTATATATTACATGTGTAATTGCATGGCTAGCCTTCCATTCCAGAGCTCAGCATCTGATGTCATGATCCCATCTGATTTGGACTCCACGCTCACCCCTTTCAACAGAGGAACCAAGGATTCCACTGATAGCAAAACACTGGTGCCGATGAACAATTGGACTCCGGGACCGTGGGATATCTGAGCAAACACATCTTGCCCCTTGGAGGCTTGGATAGTTCAACTTCCATAGCTGCAACGAAGCCCACCATTGCAAGCCTGCCGTTAATTCTCTCCGGTGCTGGTCCGCTGAATGCAAACGCGTCTGTAAACTTGGGAGAAGGGGGAGGAGGTGAAGGTGAAGGAGATGCAGCTGGTTGTGGATTTTTTTAGGCTTCTGTTACAGTTGTTGGTTGCTTCTTTTGACCGTCCTGCAGATTAAATATTAGACACATAATTAGGGCCATTTATGAactacatttgcatattctacaAATTATGTTCTCATACTATCAAATGGACATTTTACGTAGAAGAGAATATTTACAGTAATTACCTCGGCCATGGAGCGATCCTTGAGATATATAGCTCGACACTGTATAACTAGCCGGAACAGTATCTTCAAGTTCACATATCTGTTCTTGCCTGCAGCTCTTCCATAAGCTACGGAGCTTCCAAGGACTGATTGCATAGCAGATGTTGCAGTCATTCTGGTTACAAGGAAAATAAGCTAGCTTTGTTCGAAGTTGAAGATGTAGAATTAATGTGTACGTTGGTTTCTGAGTGTGGAAGTTGCATGCATGGAGTGACTTATATACTACTTTAGACCCACTCGAGGCAGCAGATCAGCTCAATGGTTCATACTTTGGCACCCTATCATGGGTTTGGTTTCATAGTGCACAGTATGAGATACGCAAGACGTACGTACGTACGTGGCTTGCCGACACAACACAATTCAGCAGTCCAGCGGTTCTTTTTCTGAGGTTGCATTTGCTGCAAGGTTTTCGCAGTTCAGTAACGAGCACGTAGCACAATTACAGTGTTCTCCCAAGACTTTTCAGCTAGCTAAAGGCCAGCATGTAAGAGAAGTAACGAATCTTTTATGGTGAATAGGTTACTGGTACGTGTCCGCTTAGTTACTTCCATTTGTCTAGCACAGATCGACTTGCAATTAATTAGTACacgcaaataaaaaaaatggtcAAATTTTAAATTTGTAGTTTTATTTCTAAGTGCCACCGTAGTTAGGAAGTGGAGTTACCTAATTGCTTATAACATTCTTCCTGGTTGCCTTTCTAGACAAAACGTACGTACCATTATATCGCATAAACACGTAAAAATGTACGTGATACGTAATTGGAGTTATGTCCTTAGCATGAATAGACTTGTGACTCTTGAATAAAAGCATGAAGAGATTGCCTAGCTAACGCCTTTCTATCATTCTAGTTTATATAAATATGTGTGTGTCCCTTTAATTCGCGGATATCACAAATATTGCCCCGACCATCATTAGACCTGCGAACTGCTCTATGGCTAAACAGGAGAGAGGTCAACAGCGGCAAGGATAGGAGTCTTACCCATATACGTCCGAGGTTCTAAAGCCGATAAGATTTGAATTTCATTTGTAAGAAATTATATCAtaaaattagaagaaaaaaaaaacaaatgtggATTTCAAAAACAGTTTGCTCAGTTGGCTTGAAAACTGAAAAGAAGGGAGGGAGAGCTGATTGCTTCACATTATATCTGGGCCGGTTTctataatttatatatttttttattattatttgattTTGTGCTAAACCTAATTAGTTCCAACCACAGTTACTGATTTTATTTAGTAATCATAGTTACTCTTTTGGCATGACAACTTTATGTTAGAATATAACTACCaacacttgttttttttttttttatatactgaTGAAATTATTTGGCTGCAAAAGttggaccttttttttttttcatgggagGCTTTTGCAAATGAAACATTTGTCGGAAAAGTTGTCTCTTTAATTTTTAATACTTTTGAGAGGCTTTTGCCAACGAATAATTGATTGATAAAAGCTTGTTTCTTATTTATGATCGAGAGGCTTCTATCAATGGAATTATGGAAGGATACAACGGCCAAGGTgtgtctcttttattttttttcatttttggggaggtttttaacaaaaataatatgttggCAACTGTTTGCCCATTTGTGCTATGGATGATACAGTTATACCAACGTAATTTTTGTCACCAAAGCAAGTCTacccttttatttctttctttaggAGCCTCTTAATGACAAAATATTCGTTTTTGCTGAATTGACGCAACTTTCTTCGGCAAAGTGAGCCGACCCTATTAGAATTATTTCTTTTAAATTCTGATCTAGTttgacagattttttttttttttttttgtagtcgTTTTCCTCGTACAGCCTATTGATGTCCATCCAAGAAATTGGAAGATCTTAATGGCCGGGAAAGCACGTGAAACCCAAAACACAGACACCTAATTACTGCTCAATTCAAGTTCATTTTTCCAATAGGACGGATTTATATCTTTTACATACAATCTGATGATTTATAAACTTTGGCTAGTAATTTAGCATTTCAGTTTGATATTGCCTAAAGTAGATTATATCCAAAGAAAGTAAATTGAAGAGAGTATATTGAGCACTGAGACTGAGATAGTATATTGAAATTTAAAATGACTGAGCACTAAAACACGTGAAGCTTTTAAAAAAACATGCgtaattaattacatatatgtGAATTTACAGGGTGTGCTTATATAAGCTAGCAAGCACCCTTTGACTTGTGACGAGTAATGAAACAGCTCTACACTAGGGCACTGCCGGTCACGTACTCGGTGAAGGCCAAAGCTACAAGACCCAACATGGCCAACCTTCCATTCCAGAGCTCTGCATCCGAGGTAAAGATCCCGTCGGATTTGGACTCCACGGTCACTCCTTTCAATAGAGGAACCAAGGATGCTACTGATAGCAAAATACTTGTGCCGATGAACAATGGTACTCCGGGGCCGTTGGATATCTGAGCAAACACATCTTGCCCCTTGGAGAGTTCGACAGCTAGAGCCGCAACGAAGCCCACCATTGCCAGCCTGCCGTTGATTCTCTCAGGTGCCGGCCCGTTGAATGCAAACACGTCTGAAAACTtcggagaaggaggaggaggaggagatggtGAAGGGGCTGCAGGCTGTGGATTCTTTGAGGCTTTTGTTACAGCTGTTGGTTGCTTCTTTTGACCATCctacaaataattaattaaaaacgTGTTAGGATCACTCAGGAACTATAGCATGTAAAGATGATCAAAAGTGAATGCAAATGTACCCAAACACTTGGAGATATCTGACATATTATGTCATCATATGTGAAAACTTCTGATAATAGAATATGTTTTAGTAATTACCTCTGCCATAGAGCGAACCCTGAGATAGCTTGAAACTGCATAACTAGCAGGAGGAGTACTCTGCAGGTTCAGAGATCTGTTCTTGCCTGCAACTCTTCCATAAGCGACAGAGCTTCCAAGGATTGATTGCATAGTGGATGTTGCAGCCATTGTATCTAGATACAAACTAATGAAGCTAGTTTTGAAGTTGAAAATATAGAATCTTAATTTCTGTGTGTGGAAGTTGCATACCTTGGAGCGACTTATATACTACTCTAGAGTCTAGACCCATTTGAAAGCTCAACGGTTCATATTTTGGCACCCCATCGTGGGTTTGGTTTCCTACTGATGAGTCATATGACGCGTTGTAGGAAACAAACAGGACTTACGTGGCTTCCCTCCACAACGCAAGGAAAGCAGGGTCCAGGTTTCTTTTCTTACGGTGTTGCATTTGGTTCAAGGTTTTCACGGTTCAGTTTACGAGCACGTAGCACGTTTTAGAGTATTCTCCCAAGGTTATATACAGTTGTATTTGTTTGTCTCTTCGGGGACATCCCATGAAATTGGAACCGACTAGAATTACCGATCTTTACGGTGCATttagatgagaaaattataaaattcataagaatttataaatgatggaatctttaactccatcaatctaaaattctattaattgcaatttctattgtttggttgcatctatttaggatttgaaatgtgtaataaattaagaaagtttaaaacaaataaaaagataaaataaaaaaaaggtcttgttttggaaataaaaattgaatactgcaaaagAATTCGTAAAtaacacctattttggtggaaattgaagtgaggactttaaataaagaattccttcgttttttttttccacagataaatttaaaattgccaatctgataatgccaaacgagggaattggcttttaagaattatgaaatcctcactttcaattaaattctatcattttttccctcatccaaacacacttaTGGTAATTGGTTATTCCTCTTTTGTAAGTTTTGTTAGCCTGACATAATTTATTATTGAAGCACGTACTTATCCCTACAACTCCATTTATCTCAATGATGATGAACGAATGCAGTTGGTTTTAGTCCCATTGAGGCCTCGTACCCTTCCTAGCCGTAATTAATTGCTTCTGTTTACTAACTTCTTTTGTCTCTTGAATATACTCATGAGTGTGACGGTCATATTAGAGATTGCTGAGGAATTCAAAAGCAAATTAATATGATTATTTTATCGATCCTACTATATCCTATGGCTTACAAAGCTGGACATGGAGTTCAATGAGTATGCTTTACCAATATTTTCTAAGTAttgttttcacttttacttACTTACTGTCACATGTGTGCTACAGATTACAGAACAGAGATGGACTGTTCATAAGAGAAACATATTTCAGCACACTTCCACATCATTTAGTTGCGAAATATTAACTAGCTTTGTTCTAATCAAGTTGATGTGTTTTATTtgccaaaataataataataataaattgatGTGCTTGAGAAGCTTGATGTTAGAGTAAAAATTTATGGATGCGGTCATTGTTATATTATCGGGTGTGGTTAATTTGATTGTCATGATTATTATTTTCATGGAATCAAAAATTTAAGTTGGAGAAGAATTGGCCAACGAGGGTTCAGAGTTGCTTGCCCGTTGAAACCTTTCAAACAAATTATATGTTTTAGGTAACGTGTAAACACTTGAAACATAGGGAACACTGATTAATTTTTAAAAGCAAACAGATCAAAATTAATGCAACTTGATAACAAAATTCCACTAATTGTTGAGTCATAAAAGTAAACACAAGTTCTTCTAACCCTAAAGGAACTACATATACATGATTGTAAAGAAAAATTCCTTTAGCTAGGTTCACTCATAAGCCCCTTTTTTTACTATGGATGACTTATACCAACATAATTTTTGTCGCCAAAGTAAGTCGAccattttatttctttctttgggaggctcttaataacaaaatattcaTTTTTGCTGAATTGACGCAATTTTCATCAGCAAAGTGAGTCTAATACTAAATTTTTGTTTAGTTTgacagattttttttgttttgtactCGTTTTCCTTGTAGAGCCGATTGATGTCCATCTAATTGGAAGATCTTAATAGCCGAGAAAGCACGTGAAACCCCAAAACACAGACACTTAATTACTGCTCGATTCCAGTTCATTTTTCCAATAGGccggatatatatatatcttttacaTACTATTTGATGATTTATGAACTTTGGCTAGTAATTCTTTGTGATTAATTCATTTATTAAGATGTACAGGAATGCAAAAGAGGTGATAATTAAGCATTTGAGTTTGACATTGCCTAAAGTAGATTATATCCAAAGAAAGTAAATTGAAGAGAGTATATTGAAATTTGGAATAACTGAACACTTGAGTATGAATCTAAAGACTTACGTGAAGCTCTTAAATAAGACGTGTAATTAACTACATGTGAATTTACAGGGTGTGCTTATATAAGCTAGCAAGCACCCTTTGACTTGTGACGAGTAATGAAACAGCTCTACACTAGGGCACTGCCGGTCATGTACTCGGTGAAGGCCAAAGCTACAAGACCCAACATGGCCAACCTTCCATTCCAGAGCTCTGCATCCGAGGTAAAGAGCCCGTCGGATTTGGACTCCACGGTCACTCCTTTCAATAGAGGAACCAAGGATGCTACTGATAGCAAAATACTTGTGCCGATGAACAAAGGTACCCCGGGGCCGTTGGATATCTGAGCAAACACATCTTGCCCCTTTGATAGTTCGACAGCCAGAGCTGCAACGAAGCCCACCATTGCCAGCCTGCCGTTGATTCTCTCCGGTGCTGGTCCACTGAATGCAAACACGTCTGAAAACTTGGGAGATGGTGGAGAAGCTGCAGGCTGGGGATCCTTTGAGGCTTTTGTTACAGTTATTGGTTGCTTCTTTTGACCATCCTGCAAATGAACCACGCAAGCTTAATATCAATGATGTACTGCAACATCTTAAGTTGAACAAAATTCATCCCAAAAGTAGCCACACTCTAGAGATATTTGATACATTATGTCGTCGTACAGAATAAAGTTTACATATATGAGGCTTTCTGATAAGAAAATATTTGTTGTAATTACCTCGGCCATTGAGCGAACCCTGAGATGGCTTGAAACTGCATACCTAGCCGGAACGGTACTCCGTAGGTTCAGTGGTCTGTTGTTGCCTGCAGCTCCGTAGGCAATGGAGCTTCCAAGGACTGATTGCATAGCAGTTGTTGCAGCCATTGTAGATTCAAGCTAATTGAGCAGGCTTTTGATTGAAGTTTGTTGAAGATGTAAAAATCAATGTTGGTTTATGAGTGTGGAAGTTGCATGCCTTGGAGTGACTTATATACTACTTGAGGCAGCAGAGCTCAATGGTTCATATTTTGGCACCACAACATGGTTTGGTTTCATAGTGATGAGTCATATGACGCGTAGTATGGAATTACAAGACATACGTGGTTTACTGGTTTTGCTCATACAACGAATCGAACCAGACTAGTAGTTTGGTGACTTGATGCTGATTTCTGTGGTCGCATTTGGTTTAAGGTTTCACAGTTTAGTAACGAGCACGTAGCGCATTTACAAGGTATTTTCCCAAAGGCTTCTCAGCTAGCTAGGTGCCAATAATCAAAAGACTAAAAATCTTCACGGTGAATTTGCTACTTGTCGTCCTCGCTGCTTACATTTGTTAGTATAGAGTTGTTTATTTCTCCCGACATCCGATAAAATTAGACATGGTGACCTTGCGCTCTGATGGCTTGCCCAAATTGACAAATgatccagttttttttttttttgaatttgtatttgtatttttatCTCTGAATGCCACCCAAGTTAGGAGGTGCTTAAGACATTTTTTTATGGTTGGTTTACTAAAGAAAATGTACAATTACATCACATAGCATATGAAATTGTACATGATTTCCAACCGTTTaaaaatttattactatttatCAACTATCAAATTTATTACCAAGTCAAAGGATTTCATTAGTTATATGCCTTAGGTGTTTTTGGCATATTTGTCAGTTCCGAATTCATATGGGTTTGATAAAAGTTTGCTACGATTGATGcacaattagataattaaaaagAGAGCTCTTACCAGATCAAGCTCATATACAGCTTTTCTTGTTTAGGTATCGTCAGTAATATGGCGGTGAGGATAATCCCAATTGTTCGCAATTGTTTTAGGGTCTCGCTTTTGGATCTATGAGTCTTTTAGGAAAGAGAGCTTAGACATAATCTAATTTTGTTGTTCATGAAATTTAGTGCGCTACTATAACAAAAAGATCGTTGTATTCTAGATTTCTAGGAGATATTTGCTATTGAAATCTCTAAATACCAATCAGGAGGCAATTTCCTCTTAAGAAGATATAACTAAGTTCTAAAACTGACCCAATTATTTAAGGTTTTACTTAGTTTGATTAATGCATTCTATTTAGCGTTTTGTTTGCATGAATGACTTCTTGATTTTCTTGTACACATTGAAATTAGACCACTAAATTTACCAACATTATGTAGCCTAGGCAATGAGTCCTGTTTAATTTTGATAATAGGACGTTGCTCTGTTGAAGATAAATATTGATAAATTTTCTTATAATTGTATATATAGTATGGTTGATATTGTTAGGATTATATCTCTTCAAAAGGGTTATACAACATAGGGAAACATTTTACTTCAATACAGATGAACAAGTTGTAGATTTCTTGGCATAGCCGCATAGGTATTAAATGTGATATCTCATATTGGGTGTGTTGATAGATCTGTGAATGGAtcagatcgacctaaatccaaatccgtttacttaaaaaaaaattcgatccaaatccgtatccgccggattaacggatacccgatccgctaatccgacccgtttataatttcaaatattttaacattttaaatagttatattaaatttatatcatgattcttcataaaatattaataaaagattaaaacaacatgaaaagtatcaccaaaagtagaattacaatatcaaaattcttaatgcttcttggaatcttgggtgatTGACCGTCCCTTAGATTTttgcaaaaaatttgtattagaaattcttcatattttatatttttaaaaataataatatattaataaaaaataatattttattattacaaaaatgggtcagatcattaacggatcggatcgacctaaattcgtatttgatccgttaaataaaagGGTTAACGGATTCATATCATTAACgaatcaacggatcaaaattttctaTCCAAACCCGTCAAATAACCACAGATCTGTAGCAGGTCCAGATCAAAATCCGGTTCATTTACAGGTCTATGTGTTGATCACTAATCTAAATGACAATGAAGATAAAGAGAATCACTCATATTCcacttcaataatattattaacagtaagaaaataaattttttgtgAGATCTATGAGAAAATTTGGAATGATGACcccatttttattttgggtGGGGGATATGGTACTGCTTCATAGGATCCAACTTTTTACATCAAAATTACCCCCACTTCTTTTACAATTTTGCAAAAAGCATcctatatttgtgtgtgtgtgttttttttttttttttttttgtgagaaatCCTATATTTGTTCTAGAATACAAACTTTTTTACTAACAAATTGTCCATTATTTAATATTAGAAAAATTACATATGTATTTGTATTGAC
Coding sequences:
- the LOC112174678 gene encoding early light-induced protein 1, chloroplastic; its protein translation is MAATSTMQSILGSSVAYGRVAGKNRSLNLQSTPPASYAVSSYLRVRSMAEDGQKKQPTAVTKASKNPQPAAPSPSPPPPPSPKFSDVFAFNGPAPERINGRLAMVGFVAALAVELSKGQDVFAQISNGPGVPLFIGTSILLSVASLVPLLKGVTVESKSDGIFTSDAELWNGRLAMLGLVALAFTEYVTGSALV
- the LOC112174679 gene encoding early light-induced protein 1, chloroplastic, with protein sequence MAATTAMQSVLGSSIAYGAAGNNRPLNLRSTVPARYAVSSHLRVRSMAEDGQKKQPITVTKASKDPQPAASPPSPKFSDVFAFSGPAPERINGRLAMVGFVAALAVELSKGQDVFAQISNGPGVPLFIGTSILLSVASLVPLLKGVTVESKSDGLFTSDAELWNGRLAMLGLVALAFTEYMTGSALV